A stretch of DNA from Mus musculus strain C57BL/6J chromosome 6, GRCm38.p6 C57BL/6J:
CAGGTGTGAGTCCCCACGAGTGTTGATGGCTGCTGTGGGCTTAAGGCTTGCTTGTGTAATCACGTACAGATTTTCTGGAACCAGTACTAGCAGTGGAGGGCTCTTTTCCTCCgaggaatgtcctccctgttagcGTTAATGACTGCATGGTGGTTAGAAACAGCATGAGTCCAGGAGTTGAGGGTGCggctatgtctcagcaaaatggtacaggctgggaccttcaggacagttcttaaggctatgggaaagaaTTCTAAATACATAAGtttgaaaatatgtaatttttcaACTATGcaagaaataaaattacaataTGAATTATGAGAGGCTTCATGAATCAAAAGAAACAAAGGCTATGTAtgctatgagccagcttgtcagaaacgTACAAAGGTACAAATGCAGGCAGATTcctaagtttgaggtcagtctgggatAATGTTAAGCTCAGTCATGttggaaatggtaatttcaggacaggGTCTATCTCTGAATTCCTCtgcaatgttaagaaaaatatgtatgcttgctgtctcctaagaatcaaagggCTAGAGAGGTCATGGGATActgattcataggataatcaaaaggaaacttgGACTAAATAACTGAATTGATACGTAAGTAAAAAACTGGGCTTTTGGACTGCATGAGATGAGCTAACAGAAAGCAATAGAAGCCATCTCTGCACAACCTAGGCCGCCAGCTTGGGCCCAGGACTTGACTTTGAATCTTTCTTTGCACCACTCTCAAGACACCCCTTCTTTCTCTCAGGAAGCCCTCTTCAAGCCGAGGCTGGTCCTGAGCAGTCTGGGCCATGTTATGTAtagaatgaaaaaggaaaagcaaggaGGTATTTACCAGATTTCCTTTGTCGTCGGCCCAACAGGTCTGTAACTGCTTTTCGGAACTTTTTTGCTTCTTCTTCATTGGCAAAATTAAGAGCTACTTGACAAGTCTGAAGTATTTCCatcaaaaagaacaaacaacaaagtGCATGGACTTAGCTTtagataacaaaaataatgacagTTCACAGAAGTCCACTTCTAAAGGAGGAAAGTTACATTTTAAGTAACTTTTAGGGAAAACGCTCAGAAAAGACTATCAGAAAAGGTTCCTTACTTGGCAGAAACTTAACAACTAAATACTTTGttttcaggggggggggggaaatcaagTATGATTTCAACAGAACTTTATAAACAACAAGGCAACTGTGgaggtctgaatgaaaatggctcacTGCTTTAAATGCCTGACCCCAAGTTGGGAAGGACTAATGAAGTGTGGCCTAGCTGGAGTGTTGGGGACACTGTGGGTGGGCTCTCAAAACCAGGaatcattcccagttagctcttttTGCCTCATGCCTGTGGATAGgtggaagctctcagctactgctcctgaGCCTCCCTGCCCGTAGCTGTGATTACTGGCATGACGGTCATGAATTCACCCTGTGAAACTGTAGTtccaaatcaaccctttcctctacAAGTTGCCTGCccatggtatttcttcacagcgacagaaaagtaactaagacagtagccAATATAAAAactatcaaaacaaaaagaaatcaggacTTACATCTCCAGCAAAGGTATGAAAATATCCTCTAGGACTATTATATACAAAGTTATTGTATAGCTCTTGTTCCCACAGTAATTTCCCAtcctagaaaagaagaaaagttaaaATGTACTAAAAATCTCCTTGGACTAAAAGCAGACAACTCTTTAAAGAACTGTTTCTATAAACAAAGACTTTATttgtcatacacatacacaatacagtAACCTGTTTATAAGTGGTCTCATTCAATAGAGCAAGCATTTCCAAGTACACCCCTTAGGTGAGTGTATAACTAGGCTCACTAGATTACCAATATTACCCTAAGCAAGTAAGATGCTCCACTGTGTAGCTCCATTAGCTAAGTTTTAGGCTATAGTCTACCAAACATTACAGTAATACTCGATACTCTTTTCCTCGATTTACAGATGCAGAATAATCCAATACACCTTCTCTGAGCTCTTCAATAATAATCTTTGAATTCTAGATTTCTGCAGAATGGCCTAAGGAAACACTAGTACAAATACCATCAATCATGGAGCAGCAACACAGGTGATTAAAAcacaccaaagttaaataagagaTAAGAGATCTACATACTATCATATCTACAGACACAGTGTAAGAAATATATTAATTCTTCATGCCAAAGGTGGTTATTTATAATTACTAAGCAATGGTGATCTCCAACCAGAATTAAATAGTGAGAAAAATGTAATAACTGCCCATTTGAAATCCAAGACTCCAACTACATcacaaatttaaaatatgaaaaatcaacagttcaggctggcctgcactTAGGCGCTTTGATCATGTATACACATCGATTGCTGCTTTTTGAGGAGAGTGCTGGGTTTAGAGGCTGCAAGTCCTGCCCCACTTGAGGCCaaaaagaagaaaccacagaAGGCAGCAGGCAATGCCTGTgcatcactggaaaaagaagaGCATGCAGCCCACAACCGTGACTATGACACAGTGTCCTACTTTGTAAATGAACAGTCCCTAAATAATGAAGATTCAATCTTCTTGGAAGTTCTTTGATAAGCTCTAATAAGTGGATAAAGTTTAACTtattaaaagacagaaagaaaaaataaataaaacctgctaTAAATGTATTTATGACCACTACAGTGGGCATTTCTTCTTTTTAGTGCAGTTGTATAGTTATTCTGTTTTGAAAGAGTGCTTCCTATCACTGATAAGAAATACAAAGCTACTTGCAGGTTCTCTTTCAAACTATGCACATACTCTTTCTTTCCTAAAAATGTCTGTCTGTCAAGTCAGTCCGTGTTGGTGATGGGCGTATTCCACATCTCtcagctgtcctgggactcacagaTTTTAAGCAGCATTAACTAAAGTAGCATAACTTAAAttgcaatgcaatgcaatgctTTATAACAGCTAACAAGCTGGGATCCAGGGAGCTACCACACAGTGGCAGTGTCCAGGCTCACTGCCAGCCTTGATTGACATATTTACTTTCTGTCCTATTACACTCACTGCCACATCTAAATACAAACTGTGGAGGCTTAACTACAGGAAGATATGCTTATAGACTTTCCTTTAGCAAAATGATCACTTTTATAAGTAACAGTATCTACAAAGCTAAAATATTTGTGTTCCCCTGAAACAACTAACTTATAATGAGCAAAATGAATAAGAGGCTATAAGGAAAGTCCAAGACAAAAAGGCCTACATAAAAAGTACTATTCTATATGACCCAGGGAGAAGATAAAACACATCACTAGTGCAGTCTACTCTCATCAGTGGAGATATACATTCTAAGGTACACATTCCACTGACATCTGGAACCTATGGATAGCTTTCCCTGTACAAACACATTTACAAAAGTTTAATTTATATGTGAAGTATAGTAAGAACAGTAATAAAACAAACCAACTATAGTAACAATGTGTAATAAAAGTTATGCAAAACTAATGGTttgtttcaggattttttttccttttaagactATGTGATCATTTCACTTGAAAAGATATGGTCAACCTATCCTTAAAGAAACCTAGCCTAACTTTGCTTCAAGTGTCAGGGTGAGGGGATACCTGGAGGGAGGGGGCACCTATTCAGaggagaaggattgtgggagagggcAACTGGGAGGTGGGCAGTGAGATGCATGTAGAaagtaaaaaataagaaagagagaaagagaggaagagaggaagggagggagggagggagggagggagggagggagggagggagggagggagggagggaggaaaggaagtcaagaaagaaattaagaaatcatcATAGCcaagtagtggtgcacacctttaatcccagaactctggaggaatTGGTAGGCTGATttctgcaaattcaaggccagcctggtctacaaagggagtttcaagacagccagggccacacagagacaccctgtctcacaaagccaaaaaacaaaaaacaaaaaagcaccaCAAAACAAcctaaaaccaacaaaacaaaaaacttgggtgtggtggtgcacgcctttaatcccagcacttgggaggcagaggcaggtggatttctgagtttgaggccagcctggtctacaaagtgagttcaggacagccagggctacacagagaaaccctgtctcgaaaaagacaaacaaaccaaaacaaacaaaccaaaataacaacaacaacaacaacaaaaaaacccaaaacaacaacaacaaaaaacaaaacaaaaaactcagctTTTAGACTAGCATAACCCAAACTTGTCAAGGTCACAGATACTTGCTCATATTCTCCATGTTCTTTTCTGACCTGACTCAAAGGAAACACTGATACGATTGATGTTTGGGAGCAATGCCTAGAGTAGCACACTGAACATTAGATGGCTAAAGGACAGAAAACAGTCATAGATAAGAGAATATCTCAATATTCTTATCTAGGCTCCAACTCGGTTCCAATATCCCTATTGAGGTATCAACAACAATCCTCACTTTTCTAATATgtcaattaaaacacacacaagaCAATCAGAACATGTAGACTAAATTATAACCAAGGCTGACAACTTAACCACcaaaaatgttaaaatgaaatcaaaacaaaacttacCTTAATGTCaaatattcttaaaaaataaGATCTCTGAGGATTGTCCTTAACCAGACAAGCGACACCACTGCACTTCTTTGCCCACATACAGTTCCGATCTGCTGCATACAACTGCACCACTGCTGAAGACATAGTCTGCAAAATAGCAAGTGAGCAGCCATTACCTTCAAAACAGCATTCATAGCCCCCGCGGACATCCTGACTGCACCCTCGGAAGCACTAAGCCAGGACCACCCAACCGCACTAGCTTCCTGAAAGAGAACACAATGAACACTCATTATCTTAAGTCACTTCCTTTTGAAGTTATAACTAATTTAATACCCATACCAATTTATTGAAAAGTCGAATTCATTGATTCTTAAACTGTATCTAGAAATAGGCACTTACAAATACCAAGTCCATGTAGTCATCATTGTCACTGCCATTTTAACCTCTCATTACACTCAAGAAACACAACACTAAAGTCACTCACGAGTCATATAGATAAACTGCACTTCAGATTTTATATTCTCACATCCCCTTAATTACACTGCATTTTGAGGACACAAACATTTAAATGGTGGGACAATCCTATCAGGAAAAGGTGACTTCTATAAAACAATaggccttttttttatgttaaaattttaaaggtAGCTACTTATTTCTCTTAAAGTGGCACTCACATATAGAGACAGCACTAACAAATCTGAAAATAACAATTATAGCTTCTATACCATTAATCTCATTCCTAAACCAAAATACAAGGAACTAGCTAtgaaaaccattattttttaaatgtaagcatTAAAGTAAATTATTTCATGAGTCATTTCCCAGTTTCAGTTAGCATATATTATACATGATAGTGGGTTCCATTGTAACATTTCATAAGGCACAACAAAATGTACTTTGATAATATGTACCTCTCACAAACCTTTCTTGTCCTCCCTACTCCCAAATGATTCCTTTCTTCCCAACCAGTTCCCTTCCATTTCATGAATCCTGGGATTTTAAACATATACAATCTAAATAATCAAAAGTTGGAACTGATTAAGTAATTATGATGTATAAGTT
This window harbors:
- the Wasl gene encoding neural Wiskott-Aldrich syndrome protein isoform 2 (isoform 2 is encoded by transcript variant 2), giving the protein MSSGQQPPRRVTNVGSLLLTPQENESLFSFLGKKCVTMSSAVVQLYAADRNCMWAKKCSGVACLVKDNPQRSYFLRIFDIKDGKLLWEQELYNNFVYNSPRGYFHTFAGDTCQVALNFANEEEAKKFRKAVTDLLGRRQRKSALRTVLKVPACTILLRHSRTLNSWTHAVSNHHAVINANREDIPRRKRALHC